In one Zobellia galactanivorans genomic region, the following are encoded:
- a CDS encoding glycoside hydrolase family 88/105 protein, with the protein MKLLRHFFTAIIIFSCTGTSFSQKIKPKKVKETMQRVADWQIDHFDGLYSDHKKPHHPLDWTNGALYVGMVKWAAMADNDSYYEWLKKIGEENAWQLYRRKYHADDHTVGQMYIELYRKYKDEKMIAPTKEQFNFLMYHPSQSVLNWATPYHQDRWNWCDALFMSPPVWAKLYKVTGEEKYLDFMLSEFKASTDFLFDKEESLYYRDERYFDKLDNGTKVFWSRGNGWVFAGLVNIMNELEPQSEAYAYFLDIYKKMAEKLIAIQTSEGHWAMSLLGQEFYPTPETSGSSFYVYGLAWGINNGILDKKTYEPAVKKGWNAMVSHVTKDGMLGYVQPIGAAPGKAWPDKTEVYGTGAFLSAGSEVYKLYGGE; encoded by the coding sequence TTGAAACTACTACGCCATTTTTTTACTGCCATTATTATTTTTTCGTGTACGGGCACGTCTTTTTCCCAAAAGATAAAGCCAAAGAAAGTAAAGGAAACCATGCAACGTGTTGCCGATTGGCAAATTGACCACTTTGACGGATTGTACAGCGACCATAAGAAGCCACATCACCCATTGGACTGGACCAATGGCGCACTCTATGTAGGCATGGTCAAATGGGCCGCTATGGCAGACAACGATAGTTATTACGAATGGCTAAAGAAGATAGGTGAAGAAAACGCCTGGCAATTGTACAGAAGAAAATACCACGCAGACGACCATACGGTTGGTCAAATGTATATTGAGCTGTATCGAAAATACAAAGACGAAAAAATGATTGCCCCTACCAAAGAGCAATTCAACTTTTTAATGTACCACCCCTCACAAAGTGTCTTAAATTGGGCTACCCCATACCACCAAGACCGTTGGAACTGGTGTGATGCCCTTTTTATGTCTCCCCCTGTATGGGCTAAATTGTATAAGGTTACGGGCGAAGAAAAATACCTAGATTTCATGCTTTCCGAGTTTAAGGCTTCCACCGATTTTCTTTTTGATAAGGAAGAGAGCCTATATTACCGTGACGAACGATACTTCGACAAATTGGACAATGGCACTAAAGTATTTTGGTCTAGAGGAAACGGCTGGGTATTTGCCGGTCTTGTCAATATCATGAACGAACTTGAACCACAGAGTGAAGCCTACGCCTATTTCTTGGACATCTATAAAAAAATGGCCGAAAAATTAATTGCGATACAGACTTCTGAAGGGCATTGGGCCATGAGCCTGTTGGGACAAGAGTTTTACCCTACCCCAGAAACAAGCGGATCATCTTTTTACGTGTACGGCCTGGCATGGGGTATCAACAATGGGATACTGGACAAAAAGACTTACGAACCGGCCGTAAAAAAAGGCTGGAACGCCATGGTAAGCCATGTAACAAAAGACGGTATGCTAGGCTATGTGCAACCTATTGGCGCAGCCCCAGGAAAAGCTTGGCCCGATAAAACCGAAGTATACGGAACAGGGGCTTTCTTAAGTGCAGGCTCTGAAGTATATAAACTTTACGGAGGCGAATAA